A window of Campylobacter lari subsp. lari contains these coding sequences:
- the accB gene encoding acetyl-CoA carboxylase biotin carboxyl carrier protein, whose protein sequence is MTKEEIKELMQLFAEASISKIKIKEQDGFEIELEKDLCCELPAPAPVAPAPQPINVNVVNETKASSSSSNKPTINSPMVGTFYQAPSPGAAPFAKAGQTIKKGSTIAIIEAMKIMNEIEAEYDCRIVEVLVADGQPVEFGMPLFVVEKL, encoded by the coding sequence ATGACAAAAGAAGAAATTAAAGAACTAATGCAACTTTTTGCAGAAGCAAGTATAAGCAAGATTAAAATAAAAGAACAAGATGGATTTGAAATAGAACTAGAAAAAGATTTATGTTGTGAATTACCAGCTCCAGCTCCAGTTGCTCCAGCTCCACAGCCAATTAATGTAAATGTAGTTAATGAAACCAAAGCAAGCTCAAGCTCTTCTAATAAACCAACTATCAATAGTCCTATGGTAGGTACTTTTTATCAAGCTCCAAGCCCAGGTGCAGCACCTTTTGCTAAAGCAGGACAAACTATTAAAAAAGGAAGTACTATAGCAATTATTGAAGCGATGAAAATCATGAATGAAATCGAAGCTGAGTATGATTGTAGAATAGTAGAAGTACTAGTTGCAGATGGTCAGCCTGTAGAATTTGGCATGCCTTTATTTGTGGTGGAGAAATTATAA
- the dcd gene encoding dCTP deaminase, with product MGLKADNWIKKMALEHNMIEPFCEANIGKGIVSYGLSSYGYDIRVGREFKIFTNVNSTVVDPKNFVEENVVDFEGDVCIVPANSFALARTVEYFKMPNDVLAICLGKSTYARCGIIVNVTPFEPGFEGHITIEISNTTPLPAKIYANEGIAQVLFLQGDEPCDVTYADKKGKYQAQTGITLPRILK from the coding sequence ATGGGCTTAAAAGCAGATAATTGGATCAAAAAAATGGCATTAGAGCACAATATGATAGAGCCATTTTGCGAAGCAAATATAGGCAAAGGTATAGTTAGTTATGGGCTTTCAAGCTATGGATATGATATAAGAGTTGGAAGAGAATTTAAAATTTTTACTAATGTAAATTCCACTGTTGTAGATCCTAAAAATTTTGTAGAAGAAAATGTAGTGGATTTTGAAGGTGATGTTTGCATAGTTCCTGCAAACTCTTTCGCCCTAGCAAGAACGGTTGAGTATTTTAAAATGCCAAATGATGTTTTAGCCATTTGCCTTGGTAAAAGCACTTATGCAAGATGTGGCATCATAGTAAATGTAACTCCTTTTGAACCAGGTTTTGAAGGACATATCACTATAGAAATTTCAAACACAACCCCACTACCTGCTAAAATTTATGCTAATGAAGGTATAGCTCAAGTTTTATTTCTACAAGGAGATGAGCCTTGTGATGTAACATATGCTGATAAAAAAGGCAAATACCAAGCCCAAACAGGTATAACTTTACCAAGAATTTTAAAATAA
- the pseB gene encoding UDP-N-acetylglucosamine 4,6-dehydratase (inverting): MFNGKSILITGGTGSFGKTYTKTLLQKYQPKKIIIYSRDELKQFEMAREFNDNCMRYFIGDVRDKERLNIAMKDVDFVIHAAAMKHVPIAEYNPMECIKTNIHGAQNVIDACLENNVEKCIALSTDKACNPINLYGATKLASDKLFVAANNIAGSSHTKFSVTRYGNVVGSRGSVIPFFKKLINEGAKELPITDERMTRFWISLEDGVNFVLNNFACMHGGEIFVPKIPSMKIVDLAKTMAPNLTHKIIGIRAGEKLHEIMISRDDSHLTYEFKDYYAISPSIQFNNIDIDFSINAKGQKGKKVSNGFSYSSDNNPSWISQEELLNIINHTKVD, encoded by the coding sequence ATGTTTAATGGAAAAAGCATTTTAATCACCGGTGGTACAGGAAGTTTTGGAAAGACTTATACAAAAACTTTACTTCAAAAATACCAACCTAAAAAAATCATCATCTATTCACGCGATGAACTTAAGCAATTTGAAATGGCAAGAGAATTTAATGATAATTGTATGCGTTATTTCATAGGCGATGTAAGAGATAAAGAAAGATTAAATATAGCAATGAAAGATGTGGATTTTGTAATCCATGCAGCTGCTATGAAACATGTACCAATTGCAGAATATAATCCCATGGAATGTATAAAAACTAACATCCATGGAGCACAAAATGTAATTGATGCGTGTTTAGAAAATAATGTAGAAAAATGTATCGCACTTTCAACCGATAAAGCATGTAATCCTATTAATTTATACGGAGCTACAAAGCTTGCGAGTGATAAGCTTTTTGTAGCAGCAAATAACATCGCAGGAAGCTCTCATACTAAATTTAGTGTTACACGATATGGTAACGTAGTAGGCTCAAGAGGCTCTGTTATACCATTTTTCAAAAAACTAATCAATGAAGGTGCCAAAGAACTTCCTATTACAGATGAGAGAATGACAAGATTTTGGATATCTTTAGAAGATGGAGTTAATTTTGTACTGAATAATTTTGCATGCATGCATGGAGGAGAAATTTTTGTACCAAAAATTCCTTCTATGAAAATCGTTGATTTAGCTAAAACCATGGCTCCTAATTTGACTCATAAAATCATAGGCATAAGAGCAGGTGAAAAACTACATGAAATTATGATTTCAAGAGATGATAGTCATTTAACTTATGAATTTAAGGATTATTACGCTATAAGCCCAAGTATTCAGTTTAATAATATTGATATTGATTTTAGCATAAATGCAAAAGGTCAAAAAGGCAAAAAAGTTTCTAATGGTTTTTCTTATAGTTCAGATAATAATCCATCATGGATTAGCCAAGAAGAACTTTTAAATATCATTAATCATACTAAGGTAGATTAA
- the pseC gene encoding UDP-4-amino-4,6-dideoxy-N-acetyl-beta-L-altrosamine transaminase — protein sequence MLTYSHQNIDNQDIQIVCEALKDDFLTGGKKVEEFEQALCEYIGVKYACVLNSATSALHLAYLSLNVKDKIVLTTPITFAATANAALMAGARVEFIDVKSDGNIDEKKLALRLSQDSSNIGAICAVDFAGNSVEMDEILTLAKQYNIPLIDDASHALGAIYKDQKVGSMADLNIFSFHPVKPITTFEGGAVVSNNKELISKIKLLRSHGIVKKRLWDSDMIDLGYNYRLSDVACALGINQLKKLDNMLEKREIITSFYDKEFEKNPYFSIIKIKDYKKSSRHLYPILLFPEFYCQKEIIFEKLLNLGIGVQVHYKPTYEFSYYKNLYGNLFLENADNFYKAQLSIPAHQEMSLKEAQFIKDSLFKILEETKKGCCE from the coding sequence ATGCTTACTTATTCTCATCAAAATATTGACAATCAAGACATACAAATAGTTTGCGAAGCTTTAAAAGATGATTTTTTAACCGGTGGTAAAAAAGTTGAAGAATTTGAACAAGCCCTTTGTGAATATATAGGTGTAAAATATGCTTGCGTACTAAATTCAGCTACTTCTGCCTTACACCTTGCGTATTTATCTTTAAATGTAAAAGATAAAATCGTTTTAACAACCCCTATAACTTTTGCAGCAACTGCAAATGCAGCTTTAATGGCAGGTGCTAGGGTTGAGTTTATAGATGTAAAAAGTGATGGAAATATTGATGAGAAAAAACTTGCTTTAAGATTAAGCCAAGATAGCTCCAATATAGGAGCAATTTGCGCGGTTGATTTTGCTGGAAATAGCGTAGAAATGGATGAAATCTTAACCTTAGCTAAACAATATAACATCCCACTGATTGATGATGCAAGTCACGCCCTAGGTGCTATTTATAAAGATCAAAAAGTAGGATCTATGGCGGATTTAAACATATTTTCCTTTCATCCAGTTAAACCTATCACGACCTTTGAAGGTGGTGCTGTTGTTAGTAATAATAAGGAATTAATTTCAAAAATCAAGCTTTTAAGAAGTCATGGCATAGTCAAAAAAAGACTTTGGGATAGTGATATGATCGATTTAGGATATAACTATCGTTTGAGTGATGTGGCCTGTGCTTTGGGCATAAATCAACTTAAAAAACTTGATAATATGCTAGAAAAAAGAGAAATAATCACAAGTTTTTATGATAAAGAGTTTGAAAAAAATCCTTATTTTAGCATCATAAAAATCAAAGATTATAAAAAAAGCTCGAGACATTTATATCCTATTTTGCTTTTCCCTGAATTTTATTGCCAAAAAGAAATTATTTTTGAAAAATTATTAAATTTGGGCATAGGTGTACAAGTGCATTACAAACCTACTTATGAATTTAGTTATTATAAAAACCTATATGGAAATTTATTCTTAGAAAATGCGGATAATTTTTACAAAGCCCAGCTTAGTATACCTGCTCATCAAGAAATGAGCTTAAAAGAAGCACAATTTATTAAAGATAGTTTATTTAAGATTTTAGAAGAAACTAAAAAGGGATGTTGTGAGTAA
- a CDS encoding DUF4910 domain-containing protein yields the protein MSKSIHELACKLFPICRSITGEGFRQSLKILDEAMGGGILKIHSIASGSKVFDWEVPAEWEINDAYIITPDGEKICDFKQNNLHVLNYSEGIDTELDLASLQEHLYSIEDYPDAIPYVTSYYKRRWGFCIKHEDRVKLKEGKYKVFIDAKHHENGVLNYADLLIPSTQETKDEILISTYLCHPSMANNELSGPVVAAFLAKWLLELKERKYNYRFVFAPETIGSIVYLSKHLKHLQKHTKAGFALSCIGDDNAYSLIHTPSENTLADKVTLHTLKEKNNFKEFSFLDRGGNERQFCAPLINLPVVGICRTRFGDYKEYHTSKDDLNFISEEGLQGGLKAMQEIIMNLEINETYKLTTFCEPNLGKRNLYHTLNQGVVKKPISVDFLAFCDGKNDVLDIASKLDIQAYELKDLVEKLKFHELIK from the coding sequence GTGAGTAAAAGTATACATGAGCTAGCTTGTAAGCTTTTTCCTATATGCAGAAGCATTACAGGTGAAGGTTTTAGACAAAGCTTGAAAATACTTGATGAGGCTATGGGTGGAGGTATATTAAAAATTCACTCTATAGCAAGTGGGAGTAAAGTGTTTGATTGGGAAGTGCCTGCTGAATGGGAAATAAACGATGCTTATATCATCACTCCAGATGGAGAAAAAATTTGTGATTTTAAGCAAAATAATCTTCATGTGTTAAACTATAGCGAAGGTATAGACACAGAACTTGATCTAGCAAGCCTACAAGAACATCTTTACTCTATAGAAGACTATCCTGATGCTATACCTTATGTGACAAGCTATTATAAAAGGCGTTGGGGATTTTGCATCAAACATGAAGATAGGGTTAAACTAAAAGAAGGAAAATATAAAGTTTTCATAGATGCAAAACACCATGAAAATGGGGTTTTAAACTATGCTGATTTACTCATACCTAGCACACAAGAAACAAAAGATGAAATTTTAATCTCTACTTATCTTTGTCATCCATCTATGGCAAATAACGAGCTAAGTGGCCCTGTAGTAGCTGCGTTTTTAGCTAAATGGCTTTTAGAGCTTAAAGAAAGAAAATACAATTATCGTTTTGTTTTTGCTCCTGAAACCATAGGGAGTATAGTTTATCTTAGCAAACATTTAAAGCATTTACAAAAGCATACCAAAGCAGGCTTTGCACTCTCTTGCATAGGTGATGATAATGCTTACTCACTCATACACACTCCAAGTGAAAATACCCTAGCAGATAAAGTAACCTTGCATACCTTAAAAGAAAAAAATAATTTTAAAGAATTTAGCTTTTTAGATAGAGGTGGAAATGAAAGACAATTTTGCGCACCCTTAATCAATTTACCTGTTGTAGGAATCTGCAGGACTAGATTTGGCGATTATAAAGAATACCACACTAGTAAAGATGATTTAAATTTCATCAGCGAAGAGGGATTACAAGGTGGTTTAAAAGCTATGCAAGAAATCATCATGAATTTAGAAATAAATGAAACTTATAAATTAACAACATTTTGCGAACCTAATTTAGGCAAAAGAAACTTATACCATACTTTAAACCAAGGAGTTGTCAAAAAACCAATCTCGGTCGATTTTCTAGCCTTTTGTGATGGCAAAAATGATGTTTTAGATATAGCCTCAAAGCTTGATATACAAGCTTATGAATTAAAAGATTTAGTAGAAAAATTAAAATTTCACGAATTAATAAAATGA
- a CDS encoding AAC(3) family N-acetyltransferase, protein MKYFLKYNNKNYSNVDLLKTFEKLDIKKGDILCVHTELFNFGRPLLPRNEFLQTILDCFFEVIGKEGTLIMPTFTYSFCKNEVYDKLNSPTKMGALNEYFRRWGGVKRTNDPIFSFAIKGAKEELFLKDTTSCFGENCVYETLRKNNGKIMLFGTYLIGYTFTHYIEEVAKVPYRYFKNFKGILIDENNIKHNTNIDYYVRYIDKNSSISKQQQINILKENNNFNIINFAGSHIVSLESKRYFLDTMRYLKDNPYGLLKE, encoded by the coding sequence ATGAAATATTTCTTAAAATATAATAATAAAAATTATTCTAATGTTGATTTATTGAAAACTTTTGAAAAACTTGATATTAAAAAAGGTGATATTTTATGCGTTCATACAGAATTATTTAATTTTGGTAGACCGTTGCTTCCTAGAAATGAATTTTTACAAACTATATTGGATTGTTTTTTTGAAGTTATAGGCAAAGAAGGTACTTTAATTATGCCTACATTTACTTATAGTTTTTGCAAAAATGAAGTTTATGATAAATTAAATTCTCCAACAAAAATGGGTGCTTTAAATGAATATTTTCGTAGATGGGGGGGGGTAAAACGCACCAATGATCCTATATTTTCTTTTGCCATTAAAGGAGCTAAAGAAGAATTGTTTTTAAAGGATACTACAAGTTGTTTTGGAGAAAATTGTGTATATGAAACACTTCGAAAAAATAATGGAAAAATAATGCTATTTGGAACATATTTAATAGGATATACATTTACTCATTATATAGAAGAAGTAGCTAAAGTACCCTATAGGTATTTTAAAAATTTCAAAGGTATTTTAATAGATGAAAATAATATTAAGCATAATACAAATATAGACTATTATGTAAGATATATAGATAAAAATTCTTCAATCTCTAAGCAACAACAAATAAATATATTAAAAGAAAACAATAATTTCAATATAATTAATTTTGCAGGTTCTCACATAGTGAGTCTTGAAAGCAAAAGATATTTTTTAGATACAATGAGATATTTAAAAGATAATCCATATGGTTTACTAAAGGAATAA
- a CDS encoding amino acid adenylation domain-containing protein — MTTHINDFLQESVAKFGSKNAFVEFNGRSISYKDFDDLSKKIASKILSKLPTKSTQEPVLIILPKGIDCLLSFFGVAKSGNFYTLLDEKSPKERVEKVIEVLKPKLLITSKKLNLGFNLDTIFTEDFESFDINENALEKALNNHIDTNLLYVFFTSGSTGTPKGVSISHKSVIDYTFWVCETFKLSHEDILANQAPFYFDNSILDIFSSIKAGATLHILPNHLFAFPNKIMEYLVNNEVNTIFWVPSVLIYFANTNALDTFKLECLNKVLFCGEIMPNKQLNIWRKHLPNALFANLYGPTEITDVCSFYIIDRQFSDDELLPIGKACKNTQLLVFDEDLNLITPSQVGIKGELYVRGTCLSLGYYNDKEKTQKAFVQNPLHDNYLDLLYKTGDVVAYNDFGELLCYGRIDHQIKYMGHRIELGEIESIINSHENVRNCACIFKEDIICFYECKEELDFKNFLKDKLPVYMIPKKFVKIEQFALNANGKIDRKVLINFYNKQNEVL, encoded by the coding sequence ATGACAACCCACATCAATGATTTTTTACAAGAAAGCGTTGCTAAATTTGGAAGTAAAAATGCTTTTGTTGAGTTTAATGGCAGAAGTATAAGCTATAAAGATTTTGATGATTTAAGTAAAAAAATAGCAAGTAAAATTCTTTCTAAACTTCCTACAAAAAGCACACAAGAACCTGTATTAATCATACTTCCTAAAGGGATTGATTGTTTGCTTTCTTTTTTTGGTGTAGCAAAAAGTGGAAATTTTTATACACTTTTAGATGAAAAAAGTCCTAAAGAGCGTGTAGAAAAAGTCATAGAAGTTTTAAAACCAAAGCTTTTAATCACTTCTAAAAAATTAAATTTAGGTTTTAATCTTGATACTATCTTCACAGAAGATTTTGAAAGCTTTGATATAAATGAAAATGCTTTAGAAAAAGCTTTAAATAATCACATAGATACAAACTTGCTTTATGTCTTTTTTACAAGTGGAAGCACAGGAACTCCAAAAGGAGTGAGTATAAGTCATAAAAGTGTTATTGATTATACTTTTTGGGTATGTGAGACTTTTAAACTAAGTCATGAAGATATACTTGCTAATCAAGCGCCATTTTATTTTGATAATAGCATTTTAGATATTTTCTCATCTATAAAAGCAGGCGCTACACTTCACATACTTCCAAATCATTTATTTGCTTTTCCAAATAAAATAATGGAGTATTTAGTTAATAATGAAGTAAATACTATATTTTGGGTGCCTTCTGTACTGATTTATTTTGCTAATACCAACGCTCTTGATACTTTCAAACTAGAATGTTTAAATAAAGTCCTTTTTTGTGGTGAAATCATGCCAAATAAGCAATTAAACATTTGGCGTAAACACCTTCCTAATGCTTTATTTGCAAATTTATATGGACCTACAGAAATTACTGATGTATGTTCTTTTTATATAATTGATAGGCAATTTAGCGATGATGAACTTTTACCTATAGGAAAAGCTTGTAAAAATACTCAGCTTTTAGTATTTGATGAGGATTTAAATTTAATTACTCCAAGTCAAGTGGGAATTAAAGGCGAGCTTTATGTAAGAGGGACTTGTCTTTCTTTAGGGTATTACAACGATAAAGAAAAAACACAAAAAGCTTTTGTACAAAATCCTTTGCATGATAATTACCTAGACTTGCTTTATAAAACAGGTGATGTAGTAGCTTATAATGATTTTGGCGAGCTTTTATGCTATGGAAGGATAGATCATCAAATCAAATACATGGGTCATCGTATAGAACTTGGAGAGATAGAAAGCATTATAAATTCTCATGAGAATGTAAGAAATTGTGCTTGTATTTTTAAAGAAGATATTATTTGTTTTTACGAATGCAAGGAAGAGTTAGATTTTAAAAACTTTTTAAAAGACAAACTCCCTGTTTACATGATACCTAAAAAATTTGTTAAAATAGAACAATTTGCTTTAAATGCAAATGGGAAGATTGATAGGAAGGTTTTAATAAACTTTTACAATAAGCAAAATGAAGTTTTATAA
- a CDS encoding acyl carrier protein: protein MNITIENIQNMFNAINRSDINESSRNLVDEDIIDSMDMMKLILEIEKFIGKNLDAKYITPDNFEDFSAIKNMLETI, encoded by the coding sequence ATGAATATTACGATTGAAAATATACAGAATATGTTTAATGCAATTAATAGAAGTGACATTAACGAGAGTAGTCGCAATTTAGTAGATGAAGATATTATTGACAGTATGGATATGATGAAATTAATCTTAGAAATAGAAAAATTTATTGGAAAAAATTTAGACGCTAAATATATAACTCCAGATAATTTTGAGGATTTTTCCGCAATAAAAAATATGCTTGAGACTATATAA
- a CDS encoding DUF2920 family protein, whose translation MLKNETYFIDSCDDVELGIKRKNKLEYRISYDDEKTMKAIVFIIGGYGANIDLSIMDFNREFVAKKFDVVAVNVLYHCFSCRINEKDKKYSASFLFDPQTVIKLKNTLNMFKINIDGMNAFNAGEYFKILDANITSLKQKDCLNKDYKIFLSLDLCPPNDEYQNYGIMAAIDHVNVLKDIIKKYPKFKTLPKIYSGKSYGGYLSLLIAKIAPWYIDGVIDNSGEAMLLLGYIIGKDLNNVDAFYHGQNYTIGAYLKTLWNADRNSPYCFKDENFLIRTLLNKDHLLIQANKSKNIIYTSYHSSADEMTSYEYKTQFMEFLKALGYEVNFHLIKEEDIDGKFVKNLDHGCGITDKAMFNKELPLMLEKLKDKTFDIKEDSISYPCKDKVFTFKDKGDKFVLEII comes from the coding sequence ATGCTAAAAAATGAAACTTATTTTATTGATTCTTGTGATGATGTAGAACTTGGTATAAAAAGAAAAAATAAGCTTGAATATAGAATAAGTTATGATGATGAAAAAACTATGAAAGCTATAGTTTTTATCATAGGTGGTTATGGTGCAAATATTGATTTATCTATAATGGATTTTAACAGAGAATTTGTTGCAAAAAAATTTGATGTTGTAGCGGTAAATGTTTTATATCATTGTTTTAGTTGTAGGATTAATGAAAAAGATAAAAAATATAGTGCTAGTTTTTTATTTGATCCACAAACTGTAATTAAACTTAAAAATACTTTAAATATGTTTAAAATAAATATTGATGGAATGAATGCTTTTAATGCAGGAGAGTATTTTAAGATATTAGATGCAAATATTACTTCTTTAAAACAAAAAGATTGTTTAAATAAAGATTATAAAATATTTTTGTCATTAGACTTATGTCCTCCAAATGATGAATATCAAAACTATGGCATTATGGCTGCAATTGATCATGTAAATGTTTTAAAAGATATCATTAAAAAATATCCCAAATTTAAAACTTTACCTAAAATATATAGTGGAAAATCTTATGGGGGATATCTTTCATTGTTGATTGCAAAAATAGCTCCATGGTATATTGATGGAGTGATAGATAATTCAGGTGAAGCGATGTTGCTTTTAGGTTATATTATAGGAAAAGACTTAAATAATGTTGATGCATTTTATCATGGACAAAATTATACAATTGGTGCTTATTTAAAAACACTCTGGAATGCTGATCGAAATTCTCCTTATTGTTTTAAAGATGAAAATTTTTTAATTAGAACATTACTAAATAAAGATCATTTACTTATACAAGCAAATAAAAGTAAAAATATAATTTATACAAGCTATCATAGCTCAGCAGATGAAATGACATCTTATGAGTATAAAACACAATTTATGGAATTTTTAAAAGCCTTAGGATATGAAGTAAATTTTCATTTAATAAAAGAAGAAGATATAGATGGCAAATTTGTTAAAAATTTAGATCATGGTTGTGGTATAACTGATAAAGCCATGTTTAATAAAGAATTACCTTTAATGCTTGAAAAATTAAAAGATAAAACTTTTGATATAAAAGAAGATAGTATAAGTTATCCTTGCAAAGATAAAGTTTTTACTTTTAAAGATAAAGGTGATAAATTTGTGCTTGAGATTATATAG
- a CDS encoding DUF2920 family protein — protein MLQKKTYFIDSCDDIELGIKRESKPEVILTYDDSKDIKAIVCIIQGLGADINDPVLKFNMEYFATKYDVALMSVNYHAIGNRPQIGAKWYLDDIDKLIFEASIKALDITIPYDIQKLNTFEEFHPAMDYLNKKIQTMKDDWELNRDYFLNLSVSLNTTNNEYQNYGIMQTIDVLNALLYAKTSIFKNKKLKIITVGVSHGSYMAFLCAKIAPWLIDVVLDNSTHVTLEGDAWRYIGFGKEIDFSKYACFATFAFFNNIRLCACEKTLWTTNKKSPYYFSNARKLIREILNKNHLSTQAKYPKPKYIIYYSIHDEYVPLEEKEACIDILNELGFDLEIIKIYDEKQIDGKFIKNLKHGMGIPVKLLIKKHLPQILEEPFNDKICKKEISYESDDLIYTFKEINNKILLEIQKSKGQ, from the coding sequence ATGCTCCAAAAAAAAACTTATTTTATTGATTCTTGCGATGATATTGAGCTTGGTATAAAAAGAGAAAGTAAGCCTGAAGTTATACTTACATATGATGATAGTAAAGATATTAAAGCTATAGTCTGTATTATACAAGGGCTTGGGGCTGATATAAACGATCCTGTGCTTAAATTTAATATGGAGTATTTTGCTACAAAATATGATGTGGCATTAATGAGTGTTAATTATCATGCTATAGGAAATCGTCCTCAAATTGGAGCAAAGTGGTATTTGGATGATATTGATAAATTAATTTTTGAAGCAAGCATAAAAGCTCTTGATATAACAATTCCTTATGATATACAAAAACTAAATACTTTTGAAGAATTTCATCCTGCTATGGATTATCTTAATAAAAAAATTCAAACTATGAAAGATGATTGGGAGTTAAATAGGGATTATTTTTTAAATTTAAGTGTTAGTTTAAACACTACAAATAATGAATATCAAAATTATGGCATTATGCAAACTATTGATGTTTTAAATGCTTTACTTTATGCAAAAACAAGTATTTTTAAAAATAAAAAATTAAAAATTATAACAGTTGGTGTATCTCATGGATCGTATATGGCGTTTTTATGCGCAAAAATAGCTCCATGGCTTATAGATGTTGTGCTTGATAATTCTACTCATGTAACCTTAGAAGGTGATGCATGGAGGTATATAGGTTTTGGGAAAGAAATTGATTTTAGTAAGTATGCATGTTTTGCAACTTTTGCTTTTTTTAATAATATTAGATTATGTGCTTGTGAAAAAACGCTATGGACTACTAATAAAAAATCACCTTATTATTTTTCTAATGCAAGAAAATTAATTAGAGAAATTTTAAATAAAAATCACTTATCCACTCAAGCAAAATACCCAAAACCAAAATATATTATATATTATAGCATTCATGATGAATATGTTCCTTTAGAGGAAAAAGAAGCTTGTATTGATATATTAAATGAGCTTGGTTTTGATCTTGAAATTATAAAAATATACGATGAAAAGCAAATTGATGGAAAATTTATTAAAAATTTAAAACATGGCATGGGGATACCTGTGAAATTGCTTATCAAAAAGCATTTGCCACAAATTTTAGAAGAACCATTTAACGATAAAATTTGTAAAAAAGAAATTTCTTATGAGAGTGATGATTTAATCTATACTTTTAAAGAAATTAATAATAAAATATTATTAGAAATTCAAAAAAGCAAAGGACAATAA